In Streptobacillus ratti, the sequence TCAAGTTTTATTGCATTATTTGGTTTTATAGATGCCAGATGTATTTTATTAATTTGACTTTCTTTAAGTGCATCATATATTGCATTAAAATATTCATTAGTTTCAAGTATCAATATATTTGAATTTTCAACTTTAAAATTTGAATATTTAAGCAATTCTTTAAATGCTATTTTTTTCAAAAATACTTTTTCAACTAAATCATCTTTTTTAAAAATAAAATCATATTTATTTTTTAAGTTATCCTCAAAAAATATAGCATCATATTCTGTTAAATATTCATCCCAATTTTCTAATTTATATTCAATATGATATAACTCAGAATTTAAATTTTTAACTTCCTTAATTCTGTTATGTAATATTCTATAAATCTCAAAATTATTTTTATTACCAACATAAGCTATTTTTTTCATAATAAGTTCCTCAATTCTTCATCTGTTAATTCCCTATATTCTCCTAAATTTAAATTTTCATCTAATGTTAAAGAACCCATAGAAATTCTTTTAAGATATTTCACTTCATTATGGACTGCTTTAAACATACGTTTTACCTGATGAAATTTACCCTCAGTTATAATTATATATAATTTGTAATCATCAATTTTAATTATTTTAGAAGCTTTAGTAACTATTCCTTCTCCTATATCTATTCCACTTTCAATATTTTGTATATCATCAAAAGAAATAGGTGAATTTAATTCGACATAATACTTTTTTTCAACATGCTTTCTAGGTGAAAGTAAATTATGTGCTAAATCACCATCATTTGTTAATAGTAATAATCCCTCTGTATCAATATCCAATCTACCAACAGGAAATAATTTATATGTTTTAAAATCTGTAATTAAATCTAAAACTGTTTTTTGTTTACTATCATCAGTTGCACTTATATATCCCTTTGGTTTATTTAACATGATATATCTAAATTTAGTGTATCTAATTATATTATTTTCATATTTAATAACATCTTTTATTTCATTAATTTGTACATCAGGAGATACTACAATTTTATCATTGACAAATATTTTTCTAGTTTTAATAATTTCTTTTACTTCTTTTCTAGTCCCTATTCCACTATTGGCTAAAAATTTATCTAATCTCATATATTTCCCTTTATA encodes:
- a CDS encoding pseudouridine synthase, giving the protein MRLDKFLANSGIGTRKEVKEIIKTRKIFVNDKIVVSPDVQINEIKDVIKYENNIIRYTKFRYIMLNKPKGYISATDDSKQKTVLDLITDFKTYKLFPVGRLDIDTEGLLLLTNDGDLAHNLLSPRKHVEKKYYVELNSPISFDDIQNIESGIDIGEGIVTKASKIIKIDDYKLYIIITEGKFHQVKRMFKAVHNEVKYLKRISMGSLTLDENLNLGEYRELTDEELRNLL